TTAGGAACGACATCAGCAAACACACGAATTTTTTTCTCACCACTTAAGTAATTTCCGGCTGTCACAATTTGAACAATGTATTCCTGACCATCTTTTAAGATTTCTTTGAGGCGCTTAATTTGGGATTGGGTAATCACCAGAACCTGTTCTTGAAAGTCTTCATTCCCCGGTTGTGTTGCTTCAATCGCATTTTGATTCGCTTGGCGAAGCATTTGATTAATCACGGGTTCGATCCGTTCTGAATTTGTAATTTGCACGACATTAAACGCCAAGACTTCTCCTTTCCGTAAAGCGACATTTCCTCGTCTGAGAGCTTGGTAATTTTGATAATATTGCTCCAGTGCTTGGATTTGTTCTTGCAATTGATTAATTTGCGTTTCTAATTCAGCCACTTGTTGCTCTTGAAATTGTAAAACTTCATCTCGTGTTTGAATCGTTTCATCCAGTTCGGCAATCTTTTGATCCTGGTTTTCAATCTCAGCTTGCAATTGTTTTCGTTGTTTTTCTAAGGTTTCCAATCGTTTTTCTGTGACTTGAAGTTGTTCTTTTTGACTGGCGAGTTCTTGATCTTTTTTGATGATTTCTTGTTCGAGCTGTTTGCGTTGGGCTAATAATTTTTCCCGTTCCTGGTTGAGGACTGAAAGTTGCTCGTTGAGTTGTCTTACTTTTTGGGAAACTGTTGCTAATTCTTCCTGAGTGGCTTGAAATTTACGATTGACTCGATCTAAACCCGATTGCGCTTCTGCTAAATCTTGTTCAACTTGTTCCTTGTCTTGAACAGCTTCTGCTAAGTCTTGTTCAACTTGTTTCTTGTCTTGAATCGCTTTTCCCAATTCACTGCGAGCGTCTTGTAAACGATTCAGATATTCATCCAAGCGAAAAATCCCTTTCCGTAAAGATTCACTGGTTGCAAATAAAATTCCCAGGGTGCTGGCAGCAATTAAGGTTCCCGTAAAAATAGTGACAAACGTAGCCGTTTGGCGGGGACGCAAGTGGAACATCCGTAAGCGAGCTTTCCCCACTTTGGTTCCTAGATAATCTCCCAGTGCAGCAAGTAAGCCACCTAGCAATAAAATTGCTGCAATTAATACAAGCGCACTGGTCATCATAGGGAAAAATTGTTAGGAAAATTGTTGACTGAGTACGACTGGATTATGTACGGTAATTTTTTTCTTGTAAATAGAAATCATCCCTTCTTCTCGTAATTCTCCTAAGAGGCGGGTGACGGTAACACGAGTGGAACCAATGGCTTCCGCGATCGCTTGGTGAGATAGTTTTAAGTCAATTTGAATCCCTTGATCGGCAGGTT
The DNA window shown above is from Cyanobacteria bacterium GSL.Bin1 and carries:
- a CDS encoding DUF3084 domain-containing protein; the encoded protein is MMTSALVLIAAILLLGGLLAALGDYLGTKVGKARLRMFHLRPRQTATFVTIFTGTLIAASTLGILFATSESLRKGIFRLDEYLNRLQDARSELGKAIQDKKQVEQDLAEAVQDKEQVEQDLAEAQSGLDRVNRKFQATQEELATVSQKVRQLNEQLSVLNQEREKLLAQRKQLEQEIIKKDQELASQKEQLQVTEKRLETLEKQRKQLQAEIENQDQKIAELDETIQTRDEVLQFQEQQVAELETQINQLQEQIQALEQYYQNYQALRRGNVALRKGEVLAFNVVQITNSERIEPVINQMLRQANQNAIEATQPGNEDFQEQVLVITQSQIKRLKEILKDGQEYIVQIVTAGNYLSGEKKIRVFADVVPNQTVFQQGEVIASLPLIPKEVQQDKLSERIDLLLAASRFRARRAGVLGQIFVGESNLEVIQFMEQLAALEEPYDHISAIAAEKTDRAGPLQLNLRVMQDEKVILSY